A part of Acidobacteriota bacterium genomic DNA contains:
- a CDS encoding SDR family oxidoreductase has product MKFDRCVSCTWTALVIVLMLVSAAVANATDDGKAAKTVLVTGANRGLGLEFARQYSEAGWSVIGTARKPAEATELRKLGVRILQLDVTDPESVARLAADLGELPLDMLINNAGYANRDGSMEFEKLNFEGVERAIAVNTLGPMRVTGALLPNLRRGELKKIVNITSGLGSIADNEVGRYYGYRESKAALNMFTRSLAMNYKDEGFTCVVMSPGWVRTDMGGPEAALSPAESIAGMRRVIAGLTIEDTGTFQSWDGRIRKW; this is encoded by the coding sequence ATGAAGTTCGATCGTTGCGTGTCGTGTACATGGACTGCGCTCGTGATTGTCCTGATGCTGGTGTCGGCTGCCGTGGCGAACGCGACGGACGACGGCAAGGCTGCGAAAACAGTGCTGGTGACCGGCGCCAACCGCGGGCTCGGGCTCGAGTTCGCCCGCCAGTACTCCGAGGCCGGATGGTCGGTGATCGGGACGGCGCGCAAGCCGGCAGAGGCCACCGAGCTTCGCAAGCTTGGTGTCCGCATTCTTCAGCTCGACGTCACCGATCCCGAGAGCGTGGCCCGGCTGGCCGCCGATCTCGGAGAGCTGCCGCTCGACATGCTGATCAACAACGCCGGGTATGCCAACCGCGATGGCAGTATGGAATTCGAGAAGCTGAACTTCGAGGGCGTCGAGCGAGCCATCGCCGTCAACACCCTCGGACCGATGCGAGTCACCGGGGCGTTGCTGCCCAATCTGCGCCGGGGAGAGCTCAAGAAGATCGTCAACATCACCAGCGGCCTCGGCAGCATCGCCGACAATGAGGTCGGCCGATACTACGGCTACCGCGAAAGCAAGGCCGCACTCAACATGTTCACCCGCTCGCTAGCCATGAACTACAAGGACGAGGGCTTCACCTGCGTCGTGATGAGCCCGGGCTGGGTGCGCACCGACATGGGCGGTCCGGAGGCCGCTCTGAGCCCGGCCGAGTCCATCGCCGGGATGCGCAGAGTCATCGCCGGGCTCACCATCGAGGACACCGGCACCTTCCAGAGCTGGGACGGCCGCATCAGGAAGTGGTGA